The genomic interval ACCACCGGCCAGCCCAAGGGGGCGCTGCACGGACACCGACTGCTGCCGGCCGAGGTCAACAATCTCGGTTTTAACCTCGACTTCTTCCCACAGCCCGGCGACCTGCTGTGGACCCACTGCGACTGGGGCTATATTGCCGGTTCGTTTGCCGCGCTCTACCCGACGCTGTACCACGGATATACCGTGGTCAACTACGAGCGCAGCGAGCGCTTCGACGCCGAGCAGGCCTTCGATATCATTTCCCGCTACGGCGTGACGGTGATCTTCGCGATTGCGACCGCGATGCGCATCATGATGGAGCAAGT from bacterium carries:
- a CDS encoding AMP-binding protein, producing KTGAILVPLLTLFGPMAIEYRLHSSGSRIVVTDRENLPKVLEIRERLPELETIVVVGGADHADTVDFHQCLEHESRQFDVAETRNDDPALIIYTSGTTGQPKGALHGHRLLPAEVNNLGFNLDFFPQPGDLLWTHCDWGYIAGSFAALYPTLYHGYTVVNYERSERFDAEQAFDIISRYGVTVIFAIATAMRIMMEQV